GTCGCCTACGGCGTAGCTGCCGAACCCCGGGACATATTCCCGGGCCGGAGACGAGTAGAGCCCGCTCGCGTCGGCCAGGACGCCCGCATCGATATCCCCCACGGAGCCGGCTGCAGCGCGTATGCTCTTGTCGTCCAGCGCGAGTGTCTCCGGTGATCCTCCTCCTGCCCAGCCGGTGAACTCGCTGGCCCCGGAGTGAACAACGAGGCCCTGGAGCGGGGTGTACTCGATGATGACGGCCGGTTTCGGCGCAAAGGAATTCGAGATAGCGGGCGCAACCTGAGCCAGCAATGAAAATGACAAAAGCAGCAGAAAGGCGGAGACGGGTAGGGCGACCTTCTTCCTCTTCAACCACTTCGCAAGAAACTTTTTCATGTTCTCCCCCTGAATGTGTGATCTCCGTGCTCCTCATGCCTCGGCGGCGATGAGCTCCTTTTTCGACAAGACCTCCTTTCCCCGAAAGGTGTGTAGATACTCTTCAAATGATAGCAAGATGCATGCCTCTCTGCAATGCCGTTGATTTGCCTGGCATGGCGGCGGCCTCTCGAGGCAGAGAAAGCGGGATGTAAAGATTTCCGACCGCCGGTTCCCGGCAAACCGGCTTCCTGCGGGCTTTGCCGCGCATATCCTCGTGCACGGCAGGAGAAAAAAATGTTATTATAGGGAGCTTTGGTTTTCGGGTGTTGTCGTGTGCGCAGGCGCTCGTACCCGTGGTCGCTCCGTGATGTAATGGCTGTGTGCAGTGCTGAGCAGTGAAGGAATGTCCGTTTTCACCTCTTCCGATCTCGCCGTTGCTCACCCGGTATTCCCCGTGAGGCGCTCCGTACAAACCCTGTTATACAGAGTATAATGCTTATATGCGCTTGAGTATTTTTTCTCGGATGATCGTCGGCTATATCGCTATCTTCTTGCTCGTCATGGCGGTGAGCATCTATGCCGTGATACAGCTCCGGCAGTTCAGCACAACCACTCATGATATCCTCGAGATCGATAACCGGCTCATCGATTACGAGAAGAGGCTCACCGATTCGCTGCTCTCCCAGGTGCGCTATGAACGCAAGTATCTCATCATCAAGGACCGCGCCCTTTACGACCAGTTCATCGCCGCGGCCGGCGACTTCACCCGCTCCATCGATGCGGCCCTCTCCCTTGGGGGCGACTTCCACAGGGAGGGGGTAGACCGCATACGGCGGCACCACGGACACTACGTAGCGCTCTTCGAGAAAGAGGCCGCACTGGTCCGGGGAGCGGTCTCTTATGAGCAGGCGTGGTACCGGCAGCAGAAGGAGCTGGCCATCACGGATGCCATGGAGGAGCTGAAGCGGCTGCGGGCCTCTTCCCAGCAGAATACCTACGAGCGCATCAGGCAGCTGGGCGATGCGGGCGTCCGGGCCCGCAGCGTGATGGGAGGGCTGGCGGTAGCCGCCCTGGTGCTCGGCGTCGCCATATCCGTGGTGATCACGAGGAGCATTACGCGGCCCATAGCCGTTATGATCGATAAAACGAGGGAGGTGGCGAACGGCGTGCTCAAGGGCGATCTCGCGCTCTCCTCGCCCCCGGAGATCGGCGAG
This is a stretch of genomic DNA from Nitrospirota bacterium. It encodes these proteins:
- a CDS encoding PEP-CTERM sorting domain-containing protein (PEP-CTERM proteins occur, often in large numbers, in the proteomes of bacteria that also encode an exosortase, a predicted intramembrane cysteine proteinase. The presence of a PEP-CTERM domain at a protein's C-terminus predicts cleavage within the sorting domain, followed by covalent anchoring to some some component of the (usually Gram-negative) cell surface. Many PEP-CTERM proteins exhibit an unusual sequence composition that includes large numbers of potential glycosylation sites. Expression of one such protein has been shown restore the ability of a bacterium to form floc, a type of biofilm.), with the translated sequence MKKFLAKWLKRKKVALPVSAFLLLLSFSLLAQVAPAISNSFAPKPAVIIEYTPLQGLVVHSGASEFTGWAGGGSPETLALDDKSIRAAAGSVGDIDAGVLADASGLYSSPAREYVPGFGSYAVGDIPAAAAVAGSLSGVGSSISLASDPVIAIIPRDPRGNDPGNTAIPTPEPSPFIMLGAGLAGMTLVMRRFRRT